DNA sequence from the Candidatus Bathyarchaeota archaeon genome:
AGACCTCATTGCACTGGGGTTCAAACCGGAAAGCACGTGCATCATTTTCGACGTCAAAGACATAGCTCTTCTCTACGACATAGCCTTAGAAGTCGCCAAACGCGTTACCTACTCAACAGCAAAGGCAGTTTTCGGCTTCCAAGACAACACAAACATTGGATGGATTTTCTGGCCAGCAATCCAATCGGTTCCCTGTTTTATCCACGCTAAACTCACCGGCGAAAACGTGCCCTGCCTCATTCCAGCCGCCATTGACCAAGATCCGTACTGGCGCGTTACCCGAGACGTAGCACCCAAACTAGGCTACTACAAGCCAGCCCAAATCCACTGCCGCTTCGTACCTGGCCTCGGAAAAGGCGGAAAAATGAGTGCAAGAGAACCAGAAACATGCATATTCACAACTGACACTCCAAAAATAATCAAAAAGAAAATCTGGAATGCATTCACTGGAGGCAAACCCACCATTAAAGAACAGAGAAAGCTCGGCGGCGAACCCGACATCTGCACAATATACCAATACTTTCTCTATCTCTTCGAAGGGAACGACGAAAGGCTTGTCGAGTTGGCAAGAGAGTGTAGATCTGGAGAAACAATCTGTGGCGATTGTAAAACCCTACTGACGGAAAGAGTAACGAAATTCCTTATAGAACATCAAGAGAAAAGAGAAAAGGCCAAAGACATAATCGAGGAGTTTTTCATAAAACACTAATATGAGGTTTTTGTCTTGGAAACAAAGAAAGTCAAAGTCCCGCTTTCTGACGCCTACAAATTTTTGCACCCAATGCACACAGTGCTAGTAACCTGTATCGGTAAGGCTGGAAAAGCAAACATTATTACATTGGCATGGGTGATGCCAGCATCGATCAATCCACCTCTTGTAGCCATAAGCGTCAAGCCAACTCGCCATTCACACGGGCTTGTTAGAGAAGCACGAGAATTCGTTGTAAATATTCCAACCATGAAAATCGTGCAAGAAACATTGTTTTGCGGTAGACGAAGCGGAGAAAACTGTGATAAGTTCAAGGAAACAAAGCTGACACCATTACAGGCTAAGACCG
Encoded proteins:
- a CDS encoding tryptophan--tRNA ligase, translated to MSNEEKMIVTPWEVKGKIDYEKLIRKFGTHPITDKLLRRIQKHTGELHPQLRRKLFFSHRDLDVVLDLYEKGKKFVLYTGRGPSGPVHIGHLVPWIFTKYLQDKFKTMLYFQMTDDEKFVIEQDLKLGETADFAYDNALDLIALGFKPESTCIIFDVKDIALLYDIALEVAKRVTYSTAKAVFGFQDNTNIGWIFWPAIQSVPCFIHAKLTGENVPCLIPAAIDQDPYWRVTRDVAPKLGYYKPAQIHCRFVPGLGKGGKMSAREPETCIFTTDTPKIIKKKIWNAFTGGKPTIKEQRKLGGEPDICTIYQYFLYLFEGNDERLVELARECRSGETICGDCKTLLTERVTKFLIEHQEKREKAKDIIEEFFIKH
- a CDS encoding flavin reductase family protein codes for the protein METKKVKVPLSDAYKFLHPMHTVLVTCIGKAGKANIITLAWVMPASINPPLVAISVKPTRHSHGLVREAREFVVNIPTMKIVQETLFCGRRSGENCDKFKETKLTPLQAKTVEPPIIEECIAHLECKLEQTFTTGDHTIFVGRVVEAYVNEDSFKREFDIKKAKLIYHLGRNKFATLSHEVIKPSL